A part of Caretta caretta isolate rCarCar2 chromosome 1, rCarCar1.hap1, whole genome shotgun sequence genomic DNA contains:
- the VPS26C gene encoding vacuolar protein sorting-associated protein 26C isoform X4, with translation MGAALDIKLKRANKVYLCGEVLSGVVVITSKDAVQHQGVSLTMEGSVNLQLSAKSVGVFEAFYNSVKPIQVINSTIEMVKPGKLPSGKTEIPFELPLHAKGNKVLYETYHGVFVNIQYTLRCDMRRSLLAKDLTKTCEFIVHSPPQKGKLMPSPVDFTITPETLQNVKERASLPKFLIKGHLNSTNCIITQPLIGELVVENAEAAVKSIELQLVRVETCGCAEGYARDATEIQNIQIADGDVCRSLSVPIYMVFPRLFTCPTLETTNFKVVLNHLATDNPKH, from the exons ATGGGGGCCGCTCTGGACATCAAGCTCAAACGGGCCAACAAGGTCTATCTCTGCGGG GAAGTTCTTTCTGGAGTGGTGGTCATAACAAGCAAAGATGCAGTCCAACACCAGGGTGTCTCCTTAACGATGGAAGGATCAGTAAATTTGCAGCTCAGTGCCAAAAGCGTTGGTGTGTTTGAAGCTTTCTATAACTCTGTTAAG CCTATTCAAGTTATCAACAGTACCATAGAAATGGTAAAACCAGGAAAACTTCCCAGCGGCAAAACAGAAATTCCTTTTGAGCTTCCATTGCATGCGAAGGGCAACAAAGTTCTATACGAGACATATCATGGTGTGTTTGTCAATATTCAG TATACCCTTCGGTGTGATATGCGACGATCTCTACTGGCCAAGGACCTGACTAAGACTTGTGAATTCATTGTCCACTCACCA CCTCAGAAAGGGAAGTTGATGCCAAGCCCAGTGGACTTCACAATTACACCTGAAACCTTACAGAATGTTAAAGAG AGAGCCTCGCTCCCAAAATTTCTCATCAAAGGTCATCTCAACTCGACTAACTGCATCATTACACAACCACTAATTGGGGAGTTGGTGGTGGAGAATGCAGAAGCTGCAGTCAAAAGTATTGAACTACAGTTAGTACGTGTGGAAACCTGTG GTTGTGCTGAAGGTTATGCTAGAGATGCTACAGAGATTCAGAATATTCAGATTGCTGATGGGGATGTCTGCAGAAGTTTGTCTGTTCCAATATACATGGTATTCCCCAGGCTGTTCACTTGCCCTACGTTGGAAACTACAAATTTCAAAGTTG TGTTGAATCATCTAGCAACAGATAACCCTAAACACTAA
- the VPS26C gene encoding vacuolar protein sorting-associated protein 26C isoform X1 has product MGAALDIKLKRANKVYLCGEVLSGVVVITSKDAVQHQGVSLTMEGSVNLQLSAKSVGVFEAFYNSVKPIQVINSTIEMVKPGKLPSGKTEIPFELPLHAKGNKVLYETYHGVFVNIQYTLRCDMRRSLLAKDLTKTCEFIVHSPPQKGKLMPSPVDFTITPETLQNVKERASLPKFLIKGHLNSTNCIITQPLIGELVVENAEAAVKSIELQLVRVETCGCAEGYARDATEIQNIQIADGDVCRSLSVPIYMVFPRLFTCPTLETTNFKVAEEEQLSECNHEGGEDSAAQLRSSFLTNSSDFSSASGATLTP; this is encoded by the exons ATGGGGGCCGCTCTGGACATCAAGCTCAAACGGGCCAACAAGGTCTATCTCTGCGGG GAAGTTCTTTCTGGAGTGGTGGTCATAACAAGCAAAGATGCAGTCCAACACCAGGGTGTCTCCTTAACGATGGAAGGATCAGTAAATTTGCAGCTCAGTGCCAAAAGCGTTGGTGTGTTTGAAGCTTTCTATAACTCTGTTAAG CCTATTCAAGTTATCAACAGTACCATAGAAATGGTAAAACCAGGAAAACTTCCCAGCGGCAAAACAGAAATTCCTTTTGAGCTTCCATTGCATGCGAAGGGCAACAAAGTTCTATACGAGACATATCATGGTGTGTTTGTCAATATTCAG TATACCCTTCGGTGTGATATGCGACGATCTCTACTGGCCAAGGACCTGACTAAGACTTGTGAATTCATTGTCCACTCACCA CCTCAGAAAGGGAAGTTGATGCCAAGCCCAGTGGACTTCACAATTACACCTGAAACCTTACAGAATGTTAAAGAG AGAGCCTCGCTCCCAAAATTTCTCATCAAAGGTCATCTCAACTCGACTAACTGCATCATTACACAACCACTAATTGGGGAGTTGGTGGTGGAGAATGCAGAAGCTGCAGTCAAAAGTATTGAACTACAGTTAGTACGTGTGGAAACCTGTG GTTGTGCTGAAGGTTATGCTAGAGATGCTACAGAGATTCAGAATATTCAGATTGCTGATGGGGATGTCTGCAGAAGTTTGTCTGTTCCAATATACATGGTATTCCCCAGGCTGTTCACTTGCCCTACGTTGGAAACTACAAATTTCAAAGTTG CTGAAGAGGAGCAGCTTTCAGAATGCAACCACGAGGGCGGGGAGGATTCTGCTGCACAGCTTCGCTCCTCATTCCTCACTAACAG CAGCGACTTCAGTTCAGCTTCCGGAGCCACTCTCACCCCTTAG
- the VPS26C gene encoding vacuolar protein sorting-associated protein 26C isoform X3 gives MGAALDIKLKRANKVYLCGEVLSGVVVITSKDAVQHQGVSLTMEGSVNLQLSAKSVGVFEAFYNSVKPIQVINSTIEMVKPGKLPSGKTEIPFELPLHAKGNKVLYETYHGVFVNIQYTLRCDMRRSLLAKDLTKTCEFIVHSPPQKGKLMPSPVDFTITPETLQNVKERASLPKFLIKGHLNSTNCIITQPLIGELVVENAEAAVKSIELQLVRVETCGCAEGYARDATEIQNIQIADGDVCRSLSVPIYMVFPRLFTCPTLETTNFKVEFEVNIVLLLHDDHLVTENFPLKLCRV, from the exons ATGGGGGCCGCTCTGGACATCAAGCTCAAACGGGCCAACAAGGTCTATCTCTGCGGG GAAGTTCTTTCTGGAGTGGTGGTCATAACAAGCAAAGATGCAGTCCAACACCAGGGTGTCTCCTTAACGATGGAAGGATCAGTAAATTTGCAGCTCAGTGCCAAAAGCGTTGGTGTGTTTGAAGCTTTCTATAACTCTGTTAAG CCTATTCAAGTTATCAACAGTACCATAGAAATGGTAAAACCAGGAAAACTTCCCAGCGGCAAAACAGAAATTCCTTTTGAGCTTCCATTGCATGCGAAGGGCAACAAAGTTCTATACGAGACATATCATGGTGTGTTTGTCAATATTCAG TATACCCTTCGGTGTGATATGCGACGATCTCTACTGGCCAAGGACCTGACTAAGACTTGTGAATTCATTGTCCACTCACCA CCTCAGAAAGGGAAGTTGATGCCAAGCCCAGTGGACTTCACAATTACACCTGAAACCTTACAGAATGTTAAAGAG AGAGCCTCGCTCCCAAAATTTCTCATCAAAGGTCATCTCAACTCGACTAACTGCATCATTACACAACCACTAATTGGGGAGTTGGTGGTGGAGAATGCAGAAGCTGCAGTCAAAAGTATTGAACTACAGTTAGTACGTGTGGAAACCTGTG GTTGTGCTGAAGGTTATGCTAGAGATGCTACAGAGATTCAGAATATTCAGATTGCTGATGGGGATGTCTGCAGAAGTTTGTCTGTTCCAATATACATGGTATTCCCCAGGCTGTTCACTTGCCCTACGTTGGAAACTACAAATTTCAAAGTTG AGTTTGAAGTTAACATTGTTCTCCTCCTGCATGATGATCACCTCGTCACAGAGAATTTCCCACTGAAGCTCTGCAGGGTGTGA
- the VPS26C gene encoding vacuolar protein sorting-associated protein 26C isoform X2 produces MGAALDIKLKRANKVYLCGEVLSGVVVITSKDAVQHQGVSLTMEGSVNLQLSAKSVGVFEAFYNSVKPIQVINSTIEMVKPGKLPSGKTEIPFELPLHAKGNKVLYETYHGVFVNIQYTLRCDMRRSLLAKDLTKTCEFIVHSPPQKGKLMPSPVDFTITPETLQNVKERASLPKFLIKGHLNSTNCIITQPLIGELVVENAEAAVKSIELQLVRVETCGCAEGYARDATEIQNIQIADGDVCRSLSVPIYMVFPRLFTCPTLETTNFKVAEEEQLSECNHEGGEDSAAQLRSSFLTNSPQPLILPGKGAQS; encoded by the exons ATGGGGGCCGCTCTGGACATCAAGCTCAAACGGGCCAACAAGGTCTATCTCTGCGGG GAAGTTCTTTCTGGAGTGGTGGTCATAACAAGCAAAGATGCAGTCCAACACCAGGGTGTCTCCTTAACGATGGAAGGATCAGTAAATTTGCAGCTCAGTGCCAAAAGCGTTGGTGTGTTTGAAGCTTTCTATAACTCTGTTAAG CCTATTCAAGTTATCAACAGTACCATAGAAATGGTAAAACCAGGAAAACTTCCCAGCGGCAAAACAGAAATTCCTTTTGAGCTTCCATTGCATGCGAAGGGCAACAAAGTTCTATACGAGACATATCATGGTGTGTTTGTCAATATTCAG TATACCCTTCGGTGTGATATGCGACGATCTCTACTGGCCAAGGACCTGACTAAGACTTGTGAATTCATTGTCCACTCACCA CCTCAGAAAGGGAAGTTGATGCCAAGCCCAGTGGACTTCACAATTACACCTGAAACCTTACAGAATGTTAAAGAG AGAGCCTCGCTCCCAAAATTTCTCATCAAAGGTCATCTCAACTCGACTAACTGCATCATTACACAACCACTAATTGGGGAGTTGGTGGTGGAGAATGCAGAAGCTGCAGTCAAAAGTATTGAACTACAGTTAGTACGTGTGGAAACCTGTG GTTGTGCTGAAGGTTATGCTAGAGATGCTACAGAGATTCAGAATATTCAGATTGCTGATGGGGATGTCTGCAGAAGTTTGTCTGTTCCAATATACATGGTATTCCCCAGGCTGTTCACTTGCCCTACGTTGGAAACTACAAATTTCAAAGTTG CTGAAGAGGAGCAGCTTTCAGAATGCAACCACGAGGGCGGGGAGGATTCTGCTGCACAGCTTCGCTCCTCATTCCTCACTAACAG ccCACAGCCCCTCATCCTGCCAGGGAAAGGAGCTCAGAGCTAG